The following are encoded in a window of Geobacter metallireducens GS-15 genomic DNA:
- a CDS encoding energy transducer TonB, which yields MPDKYVEKSFLYLVALSLLLHVGLFALIILYPQAKPVLRQEPIMIDLEDIPDLRQAPMPTDSRREVRRQAEQPRRVPREMAPRGDRERDRIASLPPVAKPIPSRPAVPYQAAPQPRRGEGVGPSATNGRTGEIPVREAPRGGGILKPRASAEAPELAQLMPSAQRLAKIEESYRKKYRDDVADGDTKFLDTDDIQFGSFLRRFENAIYGVWRYPQEAARLGIEGVTPVKITFNRSGVIVKYEILQSSGSRILDDEVLRTLRMVGPVGPFPRGYDRDEFHLIAFFQYGIVRGASRSLR from the coding sequence TGTATCCCCAGGCAAAGCCGGTGCTGCGCCAGGAGCCGATCATGATCGATTTGGAGGATATTCCCGATCTGCGTCAGGCACCGATGCCGACCGATTCGCGGAGGGAAGTGCGCCGTCAGGCCGAGCAACCCCGGCGGGTGCCGCGGGAAATGGCGCCGCGGGGAGACCGGGAACGGGACCGTATCGCCTCGCTGCCTCCCGTTGCGAAACCAATACCGTCACGGCCTGCAGTTCCCTATCAGGCCGCGCCGCAGCCCCGTCGGGGCGAGGGAGTGGGGCCGTCGGCCACAAACGGCAGGACAGGGGAGATTCCGGTGCGGGAGGCCCCCCGAGGCGGGGGCATTCTCAAACCACGCGCGTCGGCGGAAGCGCCTGAACTGGCCCAGCTCATGCCGAGCGCCCAGAGACTTGCGAAGATCGAGGAAAGTTACCGGAAGAAGTACCGGGATGATGTGGCGGACGGGGATACGAAGTTTCTCGATACCGACGATATTCAGTTCGGCTCGTTCCTGCGCCGGTTCGAGAACGCAATCTACGGGGTATGGCGTTATCCCCAGGAAGCGGCCCGGCTCGGCATTGAGGGAGTTACGCCTGTAAAAATCACCTTCAACAGGAGTGGTGTCATCGTAAAGTATGAAATTCTGCAGAGTTCGGGGAGCAGAATCCTGGATGACGAGGTGCTGCGGACCCTGCGCATGGTGGGACCGGTCGGCCCCTTTCCCAGGGGGTACGACCGGGACGAGTTCCACCTCATCGCCTTTTTCCAGTACGGCATCGTTCGGGGAGCGAGCAGATCCCTCCGCTGA